DNA sequence from the Drosophila sechellia strain sech25 chromosome 3L, ASM438219v1, whole genome shotgun sequence genome:
TCTTCTTATCCAATCTAAACTAAAGTCGTAcagtttttattaattatcgACTTCATTAAGTTTATTCGCCCTTATATGCATCCTGAAGGGCCGCATGGGTCGTTATAGGTATTTTGACTTGGTCGGATCCAAACCTCGACATCCCTTTTCTTTCTCCGGGCTGGTGCCATTCTGGCCAGGCAGAGGATGATTAACAGAAAAAATAGCAGCGACTTCATTTTTGTGCCAAATCAACGATATTTCTCCTTTTATAGCTTATTCATATCAAGGTTTTAGAATGGATGAATGGTATTATTAACGGATACCACCATGACCAATTTTGACATTTTCCATAACCAACCAAcactaaataaactaaatgtCAATAATTTTCTGAGGCTAAGTTACATAAGGAAATCTATATTGCACTTAAAACgtaattaatattaaagttCTGCACAAATCATTTAGCATAACGATGTGCGATACTTGGCCACAtgtttattcaatttattaaaGTAAAACGAGAATAAAAGTAATGAATTAAGTTTTTGATGTGTATACCATATTTATTGGCTCAAATTAAAACTATAGCTAACAAAAGCAGTCAGGGAATCTATTTATGGAAAGAGATTTGGCTTCCAAACATAATTTCAACCATTTCTGAACCCTAAAATCTCATTGTTTTAACAGCTTTTTTTAACTATTATTTCTAGGGTTTTATGTTGACTTCTTATTGATAAAATCATAAAGATGTTCCTTGTTATTCCCGAGCTAATAACAAAGTATGTTTTTATTAGAGATGGGCATGGCTATCAACTAACTACTACTTTTCAACCCAcgaattatataattatatgaataaAACAAAACGGTTTAAAATACTGTGGccattttattaataaacaataatgtGGTTATTATTTGTACAATTCCCCAAACGTTATTTAAATACCCATCGTGGCAACCTAAATATAACTATCATTATATATCATATACTAGAAAAGCTAATACCTACGGAAAATACGATTCAAGGGTCAAATAATCTAATACGGTTCTGGTATTTCCATAGGTTTCTTCGGTCTTATCCAGATCTCAatgttttttttgctgtttttcttTGGTGCGGCCGTGGACACTGACAAAAGACCAAGAAGTACTACTACCAAAAGCTGTAGCTTCATTGTTGTGCACATATATCAGCTTATTTCCATTTTATGGGAAaactatataatataattcCGGGACATGACAAATTTGTTTTGCCTCGCTTTAACTGTACTTATCACCAATGTAAAATATTACATAATAAATTTGTAAACTCTTAAGGGGGAGTGTATCTAGCGTATATAAAGTCGTCTACCTTCCTAAAATATCAGAAGTGTATTAGAACTTATGAATTTAAAGATTTAAGGAAGAATGTATTTAACAACGTATataaagtaataaataaaaaagaatccctcaaattaattttaatactattttttcttttgagAAAACAATTGTcaggaaaaaatattgctTTCTAACATAATAGCTCTTAAACGatacaaaattaatgaatacTCAAAAAAGGTTACGTATAGTAACCCCAATTGATAGCTCCCGATTGAATGTAGTTCTTAAAAAACTTGAATGCTAAAAACTAACTTCTTTTACGATCAAGGTGATGcgataaatgcaaatttatagATTTCCAACGTATGCAAAACGATTATTCCCTAGGCGCTTTTGAGACATTTTTCCAATTTGTAATAAAACAATTGCGGCCAATGGCTAAGCCTTTAGAAAGTATTGCCATACAAGAATAAGGTTGGCTGTTGGTCAATCGAGTTTTTACCTTTTGGTGGTGGCCAAAAAAAGTGGCAAAAGGAAAGGCCCACATTCTGCTAAGATAAGTTGGGAGGCAGAGGAAGTGATGGATTTTCAGGCTCAATGAATCAGGTTAGCAATTCAAAGACCAGAGCTGTGCAGAAACCAGCTGCAAGTTTCTGGCCGGCCTTTCACTCTTACATCTGCGGTTGCCGGGGACCATCGAATTGCAACCATAAACCCCATGGCCCGAGGCGTGGTGATTACCCCAGCATGTTAATGTCGGTTCCTGGCCAAAGAAGACATATTGTGGTCACCGAATGGCGATATTCTGGGTCTCCTAGTCTCCGGTAAATCTAATTCCATCCCGCAGTATAAAGCTGTTGCAACAATTTGGACAACGTGGCTATAGAAACATAAAAGTCATTTAATCACATAGTTTATATTTGCTAGACACATTCGATGTCAAGGTCATATAAGGCCGAAAATTCGCATAATAACAAAACGTTATTTAATATGTAACTCTGGTTGAGTATAGTGGTCAAGCTATTCTAactggaaaatgcaaatgggTAAGATagataataaataatacaaaaatatgAGAGATAAGTACGATGATTATTTAATGAGctaataatgaatatttatttaaaatactaTCTGTTGTTTTATAGCAATAGAATTTAAGTAAACATGTCCTCTAAATGTCAAAGGATCAATTTGACTTAGATGGTGGATAATTTAAAAGTGTGAAAAACCTTAACCGTGGCATTCGTAATCCTATTAAGAAGCTACGCCTATTTTATTTGGTGTTCAGACCTATAAAAAGCCGATTAGCTTGAATATCGTTGTAAAAATGAAAACTCTATCTGTATTCTTGGTTCTCGTTTGCCTACTCGGTTTAGTCCAGTCCTGGGAATGGCCGTGGAATAGGCAGCCTACGAGGTATCCAATTCCAAGCCCCAATCCTCGTAAGTTTTATCCTCTCCAGTTCCGACATTAAACCATTTAACCAGCCTAACCATTTCTTTCGCAGGTGACAAGTGGTGCCGTCTTAATTTGGGTCCCGCCTGGGGTGGAAGATGTTAAGATATGAGTATTTGAgcttaatataaaataaacccACACCAATGTCTTAAAATCCCTAACgttttgttttacattttacattgCTCAGATGTAGATACATGTAGATAATTTGTGCAACATGTTCTTATTGCCTATTTTCGGGGCGCAATTTGAAATGAACAATTCTGATCAAAAGTATGTGTCGTTTACTTGTGTTAAGTGAATTGATGAACCAGGAAGACTTTAGACGCAATCACAATTAATCCAGGAATGAATTATTTAGGAGTCCATATCGATTTACTATGCCTGACACACATTCCATAGGTTTTCCCCCCTTTTCTCCATTTGCAGCTGTCGCAGACTTATGCGAAACAAAGATTGACGGCACTGAAAAAAATCTACAATATGCGTACATACTTAATgaataacaaaataacaaGCAAATCGTTTCAATTCTTAAATATTACAAGAAAACCGTTTGATGTTGTTTTTCTTgtgtttaaattaaaaaattcggaaaataaatgttttctCTGCATGCCTCTTGCCGATTGTGCGGCATGTGAACGTTAGCAGCGTTTTATGTGTTGATGTTGCAGCAGTTGCATGCTGCTGACAAATGCAAAGTCATATGAAGCCGACTGGCCTGTGTCGTCGTACAATGACCCACATTGTGATGCGCTTTTATTAGACACGCGAGgcgcaaaaacaacaaaaagggCCAACAATGAGTCGGGAGTCCGGAGATAGGAGTCCGGGAATTGGAGTCCGGACAATGCCCCAACAAGGAGACTACGACGACAACAGTGCTGTCGTCATCACCGTACAAACAAATGAAGACAATGCAAATGTGGAACACACTAGGACATTAAACTCGCACTTGGATATCTTAACCTAAGGAAGagcaaaaatcaaacaagTTTTAATCTTCATTTTATGACaggataaaaaataaaataatgttaCCGATCAATGCGATGATACAACGTGCTCAGATGGATCGACTACTACGATGATCCTGGTTAGAATGTCTCCATTTTAGAGGTGGTAACCCTTGATAATAGTCACTATAACAATTTCACACAACTAAGATAAACAAGCTATAATAAGCAAAATAGCATAGCATTACGTAATTACACTGTGAAACGCGAAATTATTTTAGTCTCGCCTGATTGATAAAACTTGGGATAGACGTAAGAATAATCTATATTCTAGAGGGGGATTGAGATtggccaattattatttcaatatattttcaatGGAAAGGACATATCTTATATACATCTAGAGATTGAAGCTCAACTTGATCCATTTTTCTAGTATGGTATATTCGCTTGTAATATTACTCCATTCTGCCAGCTCCAAAGGCTGTGTCATTTGGCCTTATAATTGCATTTCTGATTAGATGGCTCCCAGACCCTTCCAGTTTTGCTGCTCGACGATGATGGAGACTCCAAGGGAGCCAAGGGTGGCAGGTGGGTAGGTCGAGGACGTTGGCCAAGGCCTTTAACCAATGAGACAGTTAGTCAGTTGCAGTTAGCCACAGCAAcaatcgccatcgccatcatcatcgtcagcaGGTCCAGAAGGAGGGGAGGCGGAACCACAGACGTTAACAACAAGCGACACATGCAACAAAGTGGGCCAGTTTACACCTGCAGTTAGTGTTCAGGTGATTG
Encoded proteins:
- the LOC6605559 gene encoding accessory gland-specific peptide 70A, with translation MKTLSVFLVLVCLLGLVQSWEWPWNRQPTRYPIPSPNPRDKWCRLNLGPAWGGRC